Proteins found in one Alicyclobacillus cycloheptanicus genomic segment:
- a CDS encoding ABC transporter permease yields MNALELVRAALTSLRANLLRSLLTMLGILIGVASIIAIVAIGRGGQAAIVSTIESERVQNTIQIIPSELVTPGLPQPGDVLQFSQADFDLAQTFPGVQSVYYTLTGEADIQTAQKTVSAAVDGGPSYLDELGHFTVVEGRMFNDTDVIAHRKVALVSQSLALKLFGRLNPIGQYVEVGGTPLRIIGVTQSTQLNLLAGILGSDALYLPATTCSDLFPGWGITEMDIQVKPGVDKTELSRRIVMALNIHAHNAQAFEDSSGFLAGIEKTVGTITAILTAVVGAIAGIALLVGGIGVMNIMLVSVTERTQEIGIRMSLGATRRAILTQFLVESVVITMIGGGLGIALGVLAAAVVHWTTPLPTEVSWWVVVGSFLFSGVIGVLCGLYPANKAARQNPIDALRYE; encoded by the coding sequence TTGAATGCGCTGGAACTGGTGCGAGCTGCCCTTACCTCGCTGCGCGCGAATTTGCTGCGGTCCCTCCTGACCATGCTCGGCATCCTGATTGGTGTGGCATCCATCATTGCGATCGTCGCCATTGGACGCGGCGGACAAGCCGCCATCGTGTCAACGATTGAAAGTGAACGGGTGCAGAACACCATTCAAATCATCCCGTCTGAACTGGTGACGCCTGGTCTGCCGCAGCCTGGTGACGTACTCCAGTTTTCCCAAGCCGACTTTGACCTCGCACAGACGTTTCCAGGGGTGCAAAGTGTGTACTATACCTTGACCGGCGAGGCCGACATTCAGACGGCGCAAAAAACGGTCAGCGCGGCGGTCGACGGCGGGCCCAGCTATCTGGATGAACTGGGGCACTTCACCGTCGTGGAAGGGCGGATGTTCAACGATACCGACGTGATCGCCCATCGCAAGGTTGCGCTTGTCAGCCAGTCCCTCGCGCTCAAGCTGTTTGGCCGCTTGAATCCCATCGGTCAGTACGTGGAGGTCGGGGGGACGCCCCTGCGCATCATCGGGGTCACCCAGTCCACGCAACTGAATCTGCTCGCGGGCATTCTCGGTTCGGATGCGCTGTATCTGCCGGCCACCACGTGCAGCGATTTGTTTCCTGGGTGGGGCATTACGGAGATGGACATCCAGGTCAAACCAGGTGTCGACAAGACAGAGCTGTCGCGGCGCATCGTGATGGCGCTCAACATTCACGCGCACAACGCGCAGGCGTTCGAGGACAGTTCCGGATTTTTGGCGGGCATCGAGAAGACGGTGGGGACCATCACCGCCATTTTGACCGCGGTGGTCGGTGCCATTGCCGGCATCGCGCTGCTGGTCGGCGGCATTGGCGTGATGAACATCATGCTCGTATCGGTGACGGAGCGGACGCAGGAAATCGGTATCCGCATGTCGCTGGGGGCGACTCGGCGCGCCATCTTAACGCAGTTTTTGGTGGAGTCGGTGGTCATCACGATGATTGGCGGAGGGCTTGGCATTGCACTGGGGGTCCTGGCCGCTGCCGTGGTCCATTGGACCACCCCCCTGCCGACGGAGGTTTCGTGGTGGGTCGTGGTGGGAAGCTTTCTGTTTTCCGGTGTCATTGGCGTGCTGTGCGGCTTGTACCCGGCCAACAAGGCCGCGCGGCAAAATCCGATTGATGCGCTGCGCTACGAGTAG
- a CDS encoding zinc metalloprotease HtpX, which produces MNTLKTWILMGILTVILVLIGRFIGGAAGMLFFLVLSIAMNAIAYWTSGSMAIAMTRSYPVSERELPEVYAIVRRLTQRAGLPMPEIYVTPSPQPNAFATGRDPKHAKVAVTEGILRVLPSRELEGVLAHEIGHVRNRDILISSMAAMLAGVITYIANILQWGMWFGMGDRDDRDGGNALAEIAMIILAPLAATVIQLAISRSREYQADATGARLVGDGNPLADALEHLEAYARQVPSGFNPATSHLFIVNPLRGQSIVQLFSTHPPTEERVRRLRAMRISH; this is translated from the coding sequence ATGAACACGCTGAAAACCTGGATACTGATGGGGATTTTAACGGTCATCCTGGTTCTGATTGGGCGGTTCATTGGCGGCGCCGCTGGAATGCTGTTCTTCTTGGTGCTGTCCATTGCCATGAACGCCATCGCGTACTGGACGAGCGGCAGCATGGCCATCGCCATGACACGGTCCTACCCGGTCAGTGAGCGCGAACTGCCGGAAGTCTACGCCATCGTTCGGCGGCTGACCCAGCGCGCGGGACTGCCGATGCCGGAGATTTACGTGACCCCGTCGCCGCAGCCAAACGCCTTTGCAACCGGTCGTGATCCGAAACATGCCAAGGTGGCAGTGACCGAAGGCATTCTGCGCGTGCTGCCGAGCCGTGAGCTGGAAGGCGTGCTTGCGCACGAAATCGGTCACGTGCGCAACCGGGACATTCTGATTAGCTCGATGGCTGCCATGTTGGCGGGTGTCATTACGTACATCGCCAACATCCTGCAGTGGGGGATGTGGTTCGGCATGGGCGACCGGGATGACCGGGACGGCGGGAACGCCTTGGCCGAGATCGCGATGATTATCCTGGCCCCGCTCGCAGCAACGGTCATTCAGCTTGCGATTTCACGATCCCGCGAGTATCAGGCGGACGCCACAGGGGCGCGCCTGGTCGGGGATGGAAACCCGTTAGCGGACGCGCTGGAACACCTGGAAGCCTACGCGCGGCAGGTGCCAAGCGGTTTTAACCCGGCCACGTCTCACCTGTTCATCGTCAACCCGCTGCGCGGTCAGTCGATTGTGCAGCTGTTCAGCACCCACCCGCCGACGGAGGAACGCGTTCGCCGCCTGCGCGCGATGCGCATCAGCCACTGA
- a CDS encoding autorepressor SdpR family transcription factor, with the protein MNERVFKAMSDATRRKIIELLKDGPKTAGEIASHFSHAQPTISRHLTVLKNADLVVDQREGTFVIYRLNTTILQEWLAWLLEHFGGGDHEEDHEE; encoded by the coding sequence ATGAATGAGCGTGTTTTTAAAGCGATGTCGGACGCGACACGGAGGAAGATTATCGAATTGCTGAAAGACGGCCCGAAAACCGCCGGTGAAATTGCCAGTCACTTTTCACACGCACAGCCGACCATCAGCCGTCACTTAACCGTTCTCAAAAATGCGGATTTGGTGGTCGATCAGCGGGAGGGCACGTTCGTGATTTACAGGCTGAACACTACGATTTTGCAGGAATGGCTTGCATGGCTCTTGGAACACTTCGGAGGTGGCGACCATGAGGAAGACCATGAGGAATAA
- a CDS encoding glycosyltransferase, which produces MSRVFVLAAGNERGGGASHLVTYARALKASSSPLADNIVFVIAGDGYLRERLEPVAAHVEIINGAPRAAIAALTALLARHPEAHVHAHGPRWNLIASRASRAARRSWTATIHSHPKTDFLTSRWKSVVLPRLNRLALRRAAGLFVVHPQFAQLFPDKPCRFVPNAVEPVQLSQPKEFYRKQLRDRLNLAEDTLVAGTAARLDKVKDLDTMIRAFALLPADRHLAIAGDGPERDHLQALCRTLDVQDRVHFLGFIDDVHTFYAGLDVHVLSSISEGTPTSVLEAGWLRVPNVGTDIPGLTHLIVNDETGCTCPVGDAAALAAALSRVLDHPERAVAYAARFYDTVLPRFLPSRMVDAYFEGYETFFRERE; this is translated from the coding sequence ATGAGCCGCGTCTTCGTTCTCGCTGCCGGCAACGAACGGGGCGGCGGCGCATCGCACCTCGTGACGTATGCCAGGGCACTGAAGGCGAGCTCGTCACCTCTCGCAGACAACATTGTGTTCGTGATTGCAGGGGATGGATACCTGCGCGAACGCCTGGAACCGGTCGCCGCGCACGTGGAGATCATCAACGGTGCGCCGCGGGCTGCCATCGCGGCTTTGACGGCGCTGCTCGCACGGCATCCCGAGGCGCATGTGCACGCGCACGGTCCTCGCTGGAACCTCATCGCCAGCCGCGCTTCGCGGGCCGCACGGAGGTCTTGGACGGCGACGATTCACAGCCATCCGAAGACCGACTTTCTCACCAGCCGGTGGAAATCGGTTGTCCTGCCGAGGCTGAACCGCCTGGCGCTGCGGCGAGCGGCCGGCTTGTTTGTGGTACATCCACAATTTGCCCAGCTGTTTCCGGACAAACCGTGCAGGTTTGTGCCCAACGCTGTCGAACCAGTACAGCTGTCGCAACCAAAGGAATTCTACCGGAAACAACTGCGTGATCGGCTGAATCTTGCAGAGGATACCCTCGTCGCTGGCACGGCGGCTCGACTCGACAAGGTGAAAGACCTCGATACGATGATTCGTGCCTTTGCGCTGCTCCCGGCCGACCGGCACCTGGCCATTGCTGGCGATGGACCGGAGCGTGACCACCTTCAGGCGCTGTGCCGGACGCTGGATGTTCAGGACCGGGTACACTTTTTGGGCTTCATCGACGATGTCCACACCTTTTACGCCGGACTGGACGTCCACGTGCTGTCCTCCATCAGTGAAGGAACACCGACGTCGGTGCTGGAGGCGGGATGGCTTCGTGTGCCGAACGTCGGGACGGACATTCCCGGGCTCACGCACTTGATTGTCAATGACGAGACGGGATGCACGTGTCCGGTTGGCGATGCTGCAGCGCTCGCCGCAGCACTCTCCCGGGTGCTGGACCATCCGGAGCGCGCCGTGGCTTATGCCGCTCGATTTTACGATACCGTTTTGCCGCGTTTCCTGCCGTCGCGCATGGTGGATGCATACTTTGAAGGATATGAGACATTTTTCAGGGAGCGTGAATGA
- a CDS encoding NAD-dependent epimerase/dehydratase family protein: MKVLVTGGSGLIGTATTQALLAEGHDVVNVDREPTRVAVRHYNLDVADAVAVREIFEKEHPDAVLHLAAQISVPSSVADPLRDMHDNIQGALSVFEAARHTGTRRVVLASSAAVYGNGAVPPITEEVPLEPNSPYGVSKVAGELYLRGFYREFFTYAVLRYGNVYGPQQSYQSGAVIAKMVHDALTEQCIHVDGDGTQERDFVHVRDVAHLNVLVLTNPQSFVANVGSGRPVQIMDIVRVIREELGQSVTVQHHPTRPGDIHASYYDAARIQRLLQWKPSISLREGIRQVIEAQRR; this comes from the coding sequence TTGAAGGTCTTGGTCACCGGGGGAAGCGGCCTCATCGGCACCGCGACGACACAAGCGCTGCTGGCAGAAGGACATGACGTGGTGAATGTCGACCGTGAGCCCACACGGGTTGCCGTGCGGCACTACAACCTGGATGTTGCGGACGCGGTTGCCGTGCGGGAAATTTTTGAGAAGGAACATCCAGATGCCGTGCTTCATCTGGCAGCGCAAATTAGTGTACCGTCATCTGTTGCGGATCCGTTGAGAGATATGCACGACAACATCCAAGGTGCCCTGTCTGTTTTCGAAGCGGCACGTCACACGGGAACGAGGCGTGTCGTGCTGGCGTCGTCGGCGGCCGTCTACGGAAACGGTGCGGTGCCGCCGATTACAGAAGAGGTTCCCCTCGAACCAAATTCGCCGTACGGGGTCTCGAAAGTTGCGGGTGAACTGTATCTGCGGGGTTTCTACCGAGAATTCTTTACGTACGCGGTGCTGCGCTACGGCAATGTCTACGGTCCGCAGCAAAGTTATCAGTCGGGCGCCGTGATCGCAAAAATGGTACACGATGCCTTGACGGAGCAGTGCATCCACGTGGACGGCGATGGCACGCAGGAGCGGGACTTCGTGCATGTTCGGGACGTGGCCCATTTGAACGTGCTCGTGCTGACCAACCCGCAGAGCTTTGTGGCCAATGTGGGTTCTGGGCGGCCGGTACAAATCATGGATATCGTCCGCGTCATTCGGGAGGAACTGGGACAGTCCGTGACGGTCCAGCATCATCCAACGCGGCCGGGCGACATCCACGCCAGTTACTACGATGCGGCGCGCATCCAGCGTCTCTTGCAGTGGAAACCAAGCATCAGCCTGCGCGAAGGCATTCGGCAGGTCATTGAGGCGCAGCGCCGGTAA
- a CDS encoding PepSY domain-containing protein, whose product MKKWMMGTAALVCLVASTPSAWAADSLWRHHSSPAGGHAEMRAVAQSTGAVVGRVAPTSGPEMSDEHPGHGSDIKSSVQLSRSVLREAYVASRAAYTEKLQKYAKCSTAEAKKAVLAAHPGMKVDDIQLRNIRTNLVYMAIAENDQDKFFVVVDAGNGKILMDRPLPTHHERVFSQHD is encoded by the coding sequence ATGAAAAAATGGATGATGGGTACTGCAGCACTGGTTTGCCTGGTCGCGTCAACGCCCTCAGCCTGGGCAGCTGATTCACTTTGGCGCCACCACAGTTCACCAGCCGGCGGTCATGCAGAAATGCGGGCCGTTGCACAAAGCACGGGCGCAGTTGTCGGCCGCGTCGCACCGACCAGCGGGCCTGAGATGTCCGATGAACACCCAGGCCACGGTTCAGACATTAAGTCCAGCGTGCAGTTGTCCCGCAGTGTGCTCCGTGAAGCCTACGTCGCCAGTCGAGCGGCTTACACGGAAAAACTCCAGAAGTATGCAAAGTGTTCCACAGCGGAAGCCAAGAAAGCGGTTCTGGCGGCACACCCAGGAATGAAAGTCGACGACATTCAACTGCGCAACATTCGGACGAACCTCGTCTACATGGCCATCGCAGAAAATGACCAGGACAAGTTTTTCGTCGTGGTAGACGCCGGAAACGGCAAAATTCTGATGGACCGCCCCTTGCCGACCCACCACGAACGCGTGTTTTCGCAGCACGACTAG
- the speD gene encoding adenosylmethionine decarboxylase, giving the protein MDTMGRHVIAELWGCSANKLNDLHNIERIMVNAALEAGAEVREVAFHKFAPQGVSGVVIISESHLTIHSFPEHGYASIDVYTCGDRIDPNVACDYITKSLGATRLESIEVPRGVGAFQLEDVRVRAF; this is encoded by the coding sequence ATGGACACAATGGGGCGTCATGTCATTGCTGAATTGTGGGGTTGCTCAGCTAACAAATTGAACGATTTACACAACATTGAACGCATTATGGTCAACGCAGCATTAGAAGCTGGCGCAGAAGTTCGGGAAGTTGCCTTTCACAAATTCGCGCCTCAGGGTGTCAGTGGCGTTGTCATTATTTCTGAGTCGCATCTAACGATCCACAGTTTTCCTGAACACGGATATGCCAGCATCGACGTATACACTTGTGGGGATCGCATTGATCCAAACGTTGCGTGTGACTATATCACGAAGTCGCTCGGCGCGACTCGTCTGGAATCGATTGAAGTACCTCGCGGCGTCGGTGCCTTTCAATTGGAGGACGTCCGCGTTCGAGCCTTCTAG
- a CDS encoding GH1 family beta-glucosidase — protein MKSFPEQFVFGAATSAYQIEGAVQEGGRGLSIWDVFSHTPGNVKNGDTGDTACDHYHRYREDVQLMRQLGLQSYRFSIAWPRLFPSGRGAVNEAGLDFYKRLIDALLDAGIEPMVTLYHWDLPQALQEAFGGWTSRDTAKAFADYADVVFHRLGDVVPKFITVNEPWCSAVLGHAFGQHAPGVQRLRAAVQAAHHLLLAHGLALEAFRDAALHHASIGITNIVCDNVPASDRPADIAATQRMDALLNRWFLDALLRARYPDALEPFGVAAVIQPGDFAKIAAPVDFLGVNYYQCNVIHANPSDPLLGAAIVPPQGEVTGTGWGVHPEGLYRVLKRIHREYGAMAMYVTENGAAYEDVVDAGEIHDHHRIRYLARHLDAVRRAIEEGVDVRGYYVWSLLDNFEWAEGYTPRFGITYVDYATQARMLKDSAKWYQTVITERSLASSAAAGDLDDRHGESLEAGS, from the coding sequence ATGAAGTCGTTTCCGGAACAATTTGTGTTTGGAGCAGCCACGTCCGCCTACCAGATCGAAGGTGCCGTTCAGGAGGGTGGGCGTGGTTTGTCCATTTGGGATGTGTTCAGCCACACGCCGGGCAACGTCAAGAACGGAGACACGGGGGACACTGCCTGCGACCACTACCACCGTTACCGAGAGGACGTCCAGCTGATGCGCCAGCTGGGGCTGCAGAGCTACCGGTTTTCCATCGCCTGGCCGCGGCTGTTTCCCAGCGGACGAGGTGCCGTCAACGAAGCGGGACTGGACTTTTATAAGCGCTTGATTGACGCCTTGCTCGACGCTGGCATTGAACCGATGGTCACCCTGTACCACTGGGATTTGCCGCAGGCGCTTCAGGAAGCGTTTGGCGGCTGGACGTCCCGCGACACAGCCAAGGCGTTTGCGGATTATGCGGACGTGGTATTTCACAGGCTGGGCGACGTGGTGCCAAAGTTCATTACCGTCAACGAACCATGGTGCAGCGCGGTCTTAGGCCATGCCTTCGGGCAGCATGCGCCGGGCGTGCAGCGTCTGCGGGCCGCGGTTCAGGCGGCGCACCACTTGCTGCTCGCGCATGGGCTTGCGCTCGAGGCGTTCCGCGATGCGGCACTGCACCATGCGAGCATCGGGATCACGAACATTGTCTGCGACAACGTGCCTGCGTCCGATCGGCCAGCGGACATCGCGGCGACGCAGCGGATGGACGCTTTGTTGAACCGCTGGTTTTTGGATGCGCTGCTGCGCGCGCGGTACCCTGACGCATTGGAACCCTTCGGCGTCGCGGCTGTCATTCAGCCGGGCGATTTTGCGAAGATTGCCGCGCCGGTCGACTTTTTGGGTGTGAACTACTACCAGTGCAATGTGATTCATGCGAACCCCAGCGACCCCTTGCTGGGCGCCGCGATTGTGCCGCCGCAGGGGGAAGTGACGGGCACGGGCTGGGGGGTGCATCCGGAGGGCTTGTACCGCGTGCTCAAGCGCATCCACAGGGAATACGGCGCGATGGCGATGTACGTGACGGAGAATGGTGCGGCCTACGAAGACGTGGTGGATGCGGGGGAGATTCACGACCATCACCGTATTCGCTACCTGGCCAGGCATCTGGACGCGGTGCGCAGGGCCATCGAGGAAGGCGTGGATGTGCGGGGGTATTATGTGTGGTCGCTGTTGGACAACTTCGAGTGGGCGGAAGGATATACGCCTCGGTTTGGCATCACGTACGTGGACTACGCCACGCAGGCCCGGATGCTCAAGGACAGCGCCAAGTGGTATCAAACGGTGATTACCGAGCGGTCACTGGCCTCGTCTGCGGCGGCGGGGGATTTGGATGACCGTCACGGCGAATCCCTGGAGGCAGGCTCATGA